In one window of Candidatus Kinetoplastibacterium blastocrithidii (ex Strigomonas culicis) DNA:
- the queA gene encoding tRNA preQ1(34) S-adenosylmethionine ribosyltransferase-isomerase QueA, with the protein MSESINISNFNYFLPKNLIAQNPEIERSNSRLLHIDSGKNIHDLNFCDLAEILEPGDLLVFNDTKVIKARLKAQKPSGGKIEILIERILDSNIALAQIKSNSTIKLGTKVLISNIIEVDIFSRSNDFFLLNFSENIAIVLEKYGDIPLPPYIKKQKDNSDELRYQTIFAKNPGAVAAPTAGLHFDQKILKKLKSRDIKMAFLTLHVGAGTFQPIRTQYINEHRMHTERYDIPSSTIKSIKDARLKGKRIIAVGTTSARALESAALNSDNYSSENRSIINPVCNETNLFIKPGYKFKIVDALITNFHLPKSTLLILVSALAGRDRILKAYNHAVKYNYRFFSYGDAMFVECQNEK; encoded by the coding sequence GTGTCAGAATCAATCAACATATCTAATTTTAATTATTTTTTACCAAAGAATCTAATAGCACAAAATCCAGAAATTGAGCGCAGTAACAGTAGACTCTTACATATAGATTCAGGAAAAAATATTCATGACTTGAATTTTTGTGATTTAGCAGAAATCCTAGAACCAGGAGATCTTTTAGTTTTTAACGACACAAAAGTAATAAAAGCTCGTTTAAAGGCTCAAAAACCTAGTGGAGGGAAAATAGAGATTTTAATAGAAAGGATCTTGGATTCAAATATAGCACTTGCTCAAATTAAATCTAATAGCACTATAAAATTAGGAACCAAAGTGCTTATTTCAAATATTATTGAAGTAGATATTTTTTCAAGAAGTAATGATTTTTTTCTATTAAATTTTTCAGAAAATATTGCTATTGTGCTTGAAAAATATGGGGATATTCCTTTGCCTCCATATATAAAAAAACAAAAAGACAATTCTGATGAATTAAGATACCAAACTATATTTGCCAAAAATCCAGGCGCAGTTGCAGCACCAACAGCCGGTCTTCATTTCGATCAAAAAATTCTAAAGAAACTCAAGTCACGTGATATAAAAATGGCATTTTTAACTTTACATGTAGGGGCTGGAACATTCCAACCAATCAGGACTCAATACATTAACGAACATAGAATGCATACTGAGAGATATGATATACCATCATCAACAATAAAATCTATAAAAGATGCTAGGCTTAAAGGCAAAAGGATAATTGCAGTTGGAACAACTAGCGCTAGAGCATTAGAATCAGCAGCATTAAACTCTGATAATTACTCATCAGAAAATAGAAGCATAATAAATCCAGTGTGTAACGAAACAAATTTATTTATAAAACCAGGATATAAGTTTAAAATTGTGGATGCATTAATAACAAACTTTCATCTTCCAAAATCCACACTATTGATTCTAGTTTCTGCATTGGCTGGCAGAGACAGAATTTTAAAAGCATATAATCATGCTGTAAAATATAATTATCGATTTTTTAGCTACGGTGATGCAATGTTTGTTGAGTGCCAAAATGAAAAATAA
- a CDS encoding UbiD family decarboxylase, with product MKYRDLREFITHLEKKNLLKRINAQICSNLEITEISSRVIAKKGPALLFENILHNDKKSSMPVLTNLFGTVDRISLGIDSSSIKSLTDVGEILASLREPEAPNSIRDAFSKISMLKAALWDMNPKIINNAPCQEIVIEQNDINLFDIPIQKCWPDDVAPLLTWGLVITKKPLNKRQNIGIYRQQLLEKNKLIMRWLPHRGGALDFQEHVKLNKNEPFPIAVAIGADPATMLGAVAPIPDTLSEYQFAGLLRGSRTEITKSIGSELYVPARAEIIIEGCIMPSSSSYETALEGPYGDHTGYYNEKEWFPVMTVNRITMRESPIYHSTYTGKPMDEPAVLGLAMNEIFIPILKRQFTEIVDFHLPAEGCSYRVAIISIKKQYAGHARRMMFGLWGMLRQFMYTKFIIIVDEDINVRDWKEVVWAISTRTDPLRDTLLVENTPIDYLDFASPKSGLGSKMGIDATNKFPGETERQWGKPIIMSDSVKKNIDSLWDNLGL from the coding sequence GTGAAGTATCGCGACCTAAGAGAATTCATTACGCATTTAGAGAAAAAAAACCTATTGAAAAGGATTAATGCTCAAATTTGCTCTAACTTAGAAATAACAGAGATATCATCAAGAGTAATTGCCAAGAAAGGACCTGCTCTGTTGTTTGAAAATATATTGCATAATGACAAAAAATCCTCTATGCCTGTATTAACAAATTTATTTGGAACTGTAGATAGAATATCTCTAGGCATAGACTCCAGCTCTATAAAATCACTAACTGATGTAGGAGAGATTTTAGCCTCATTGCGTGAACCTGAGGCTCCAAATAGTATTCGAGATGCTTTCTCAAAAATCTCTATGCTAAAAGCGGCTTTGTGGGACATGAATCCAAAGATAATAAATAATGCTCCTTGCCAAGAGATCGTAATAGAACAAAACGATATTAATTTATTTGATATTCCAATTCAAAAATGCTGGCCAGATGATGTAGCACCTTTGTTAACATGGGGTTTAGTCATAACAAAAAAACCATTGAATAAACGTCAAAATATAGGAATATATCGCCAACAATTACTAGAAAAAAACAAATTAATAATGCGTTGGCTCCCTCACAGAGGCGGCGCATTAGATTTTCAAGAACATGTAAAACTTAACAAAAATGAACCTTTTCCCATAGCTGTTGCTATTGGCGCAGACCCAGCAACGATGCTTGGTGCAGTTGCTCCAATACCAGACACTCTTTCTGAATATCAGTTTGCCGGCTTGCTTAGAGGCTCTAGAACAGAAATAACAAAATCTATTGGGTCAGAATTATATGTGCCAGCAAGGGCTGAAATAATTATAGAGGGCTGCATAATGCCATCATCATCAAGCTATGAAACGGCCTTAGAGGGCCCTTATGGCGATCATACAGGCTATTATAATGAAAAAGAATGGTTTCCTGTAATGACCGTTAACAGAATTACTATGAGGGAATCTCCCATATATCACTCTACCTATACTGGTAAACCTATGGATGAGCCAGCTGTGCTTGGTTTAGCTATGAATGAAATCTTTATCCCTATCCTGAAAAGACAGTTTACAGAAATTGTAGATTTTCATTTGCCAGCTGAAGGATGCAGTTATAGGGTAGCTATAATATCGATTAAAAAACAGTATGCTGGTCATGCTAGAAGAATGATGTTTGGCCTATGGGGGATGCTTCGTCAATTCATGTACACAAAATTCATAATAATAGTAGACGAAGATATAAATGTTAGAGACTGGAAAGAAGTTGTCTGGGCTATAAGCACCAGAACAGATCCTCTTAGAGATACCTTGCTAGTGGAAAACACTCCCATAGATTACTTGGATTTTGCTTCTCCTAAATCTGGTTTGGGCAGCAAAATGGGCATAGATGCTACTAACAAATTCCCTGGAGAAACTGAAAGGCAATGGGGCAAGCCAATAATAATGTCAGATTCTGTTAAAAAGAATATTGACAGTTTATGGGATAATTTAGGTTTGTAA
- a CDS encoding 16S rRNA (uracil(1498)-N(3))-methyltransferase produces MQLSRFFCDINLHISEIIQLPDGVMRHIKALRLAHGDDILLFNGLGGEYLSRLIISNKIFFADIREHIEKELELLGNITLVQAITSKNKMDFIIEKSTELGVRRIVPIQTQRCNNNITHKNLSHWRRVVIAASEQCGRNLLAEIDEHVCMSRYMSRPKEDPHIICDPLSKDNIFDVIEKIKDTKSLTIMIGPEGGWSKKELNLAAHSNNIYPMNFGARILRTETAGIAIISAVSSMMHWNI; encoded by the coding sequence ATGCAATTATCACGTTTTTTTTGCGATATAAATCTACATATAAGCGAAATTATTCAACTTCCTGATGGAGTTATGCGCCATATTAAGGCACTTAGACTAGCACACGGTGATGATATATTACTTTTTAATGGTCTTGGAGGAGAATATTTATCAAGACTAATTATAAGCAATAAGATCTTCTTTGCTGATATAAGGGAACACATAGAAAAAGAATTGGAGCTATTAGGGAATATAACCTTAGTTCAAGCTATAACATCAAAAAACAAGATGGATTTCATAATAGAAAAATCTACAGAACTTGGAGTTAGACGAATTGTCCCAATACAAACACAAAGATGCAATAACAATATAACTCATAAAAACCTGTCACACTGGAGACGCGTTGTAATAGCTGCTAGTGAACAGTGCGGTAGGAACTTATTAGCCGAAATTGATGAGCATGTTTGTATGAGCCGCTATATGTCTCGACCCAAAGAAGATCCTCATATAATTTGCGATCCTCTATCAAAAGATAATATTTTTGATGTGATCGAGAAGATCAAAGACACAAAATCATTAACCATCATGATAGGTCCTGAAGGAGGATGGTCTAAAAAAGAATTAAACCTAGCAGCTCATTCGAATAATATATATCCTATGAACTTTGGGGCTAGAATTCTTAGAACAGAAACTGCTGGCATTGCAATTATCTCTGCTGTCAGTAGTATGATGCACTGGAATATCTGA